The Bubalus bubalis isolate 160015118507 breed Murrah chromosome 16, NDDB_SH_1, whole genome shotgun sequence genome window below encodes:
- the EIF3F gene encoding eukaryotic translation initiation factor 3 subunit F: protein MATPAVPASAPPATPSEAPAAASSPASAPVPAPAPASASAPAPSPAPAAASSPAPASSSDPAAAAAMTAAPGQTPASAPAPAQTPAQSLSGPAIPGPFPGGRVVRLHPVILASIVDSYERRNEGAARVIGTLLGTVDKHSVEVTNCFSVPHNESEDEVAVDMEFAKNMYELHKKVSPNELILGWYATGHDITEHSVLIHEYYSREAPNPIHLTVDTSLQNGRMSIKAYVSTLMGVPGRTMGVMFTPLTVKYTYYDTERIGVDLIMKTCFSPNRVIGLSSDLQQVGGASARIQDALSTVLQYAEDVLSGKVSADNTVGRFLMSLVNQVPKIVPEDFETMLNSNINDLLMVTYLANLTQSQIALNEKLVNL, encoded by the exons ATGGCCACACCGGCAGTACCGGCGAGCGCGCCTCCTGCCACCCCATCCGAAGCCCCAGCTGCGGCTTCATCTCCGGCCTCGGCCCCGGTcccggccccagccccagcctcagcCTCGGCCCCGGCTCCATCGCCGGCTCCGGCTGCAGCTTCATCGCCGGCTCCCGCGTCATCTTCAGACCCGGCAGCAGCAGCGGCTATGACCGCGGCTCCGGGCCAGACCCCGGCCTCAGCGCCAGCCCCAGCGCAGACCCCCGCACAGTCTCTGTCTGGCCCTGCTATCCCAGGCCCCTTCCCCGGCGGCCGCGTGGTCCGGCTGCACCCGGTCATTTTGGCCTCCATCGTGGACAGCTACGAGCGACGCAACGAGGGAGCTGCCCGAGTTATCGGGACCCTGCTGG GAACCGTTGACAAGCACTCAGTGGAAGTCACCAATTGCTTTTCAGTGCCACACAATGAGTCAGAAGATGAG GTGGCTGTTGACATGGAGTTTGCCAAGAACATGTATGAGTTGCACAAGAAAGTCTCTCCAAACGAGCTCATCCTGGGCTG GTACGCTACAGGCCATGACATCACGGAGCACTCAGTGCTGATCCATGAGTACTACAGCCGAGAAGCCCCCAACCCCATTCACCTCACGGTGGACACCAGCCTCCAGAACGGCCGCATGAGCATCAAGGCCTACGTCAG CACTTTAATGGGTGTTCCTGGGAGGACCATGGGGGTGATGTTCACCCCTCTGACAGTGAAATACACGTATTACGACACTGAACGCATTGGAG TTGACCTGATCATGAAGACCTGTTTTAGCCCCAACCGGGTGATTGGCCTCTCCAGTGACTTGCAGCAAGTGGGCGGGGCTTCCGCTCGCATCCAGGACGCCCTCAGCACAGTGTTGCAGTATGCGGAGGACGTGCTG TCTGGAAAGGTGTCAGCCGACAATACCGTGGGCcgcttcttgatgagtctggttaaccAAGTACCCAAAATAGTTCCCGAGGACTTCGAGACCATGCTCAACAGCAACATCAAT GACCTGTTGATGGTGACCTATCTGGCCAACCTCACACAGTCACAAATTGCCCTCAATGAGAAGCTTGTGAACCTGTGA